The genome window AtagttaacgagaataattgacattcgactaaaatattaaaattccattcccgAAGAATTTACTTTTCActaaccctttttaaggttttgtgtaaaacaaaaccttattaaaatcggtttgctgtctgtcgcACGCGTGTTTCTCGGAAACGTTTATagcaattgataccaaatttgatggaaaggtgggaactgtgaacgctcacgcatacagtgatttACCTCATTCTATGTACAATTTAGGGGGCGggtccccaaacatgcaaaacgggggtgggaattgttttcataaaatatagacatatgggatatcaaatgaaaggtctcagttagttcCTTTCGAAGCCggatttagttttgacattttctggaaagttggggagtgcggagggttgaaagtgatcatttctttaacggacccattctcagcaactaccaaactaaaaaaatctgaaaataatcaggaggctgccagtatacgaaatctgttcaaataaagttaataatattaatttaataatgaagtatattactataatttttaggtcCCAAAAGTTGGGGGAACTTTTCGATGAATCTATTGTgagttgtgtccggatagctgagtggttagatcgcaaggctgtcgtacggaagatcgcggttcaaatctcattggtgacagtggaatttgtatcgtgatatgatgtcggataccagtcgactcagctgcgaatgagtacctgagtcaaatcagggtaataatctcgggcgagcgcaattatgaccacattgcctcctacagtgtacagtagtgtaccgttaccgtcttgaatgaagtgctctaacacacttcaaggccctgatccaatatggattgttgcgccaacgattattattattagtaattggctggaaaaccccccttaaggtcATCCTAGCATCACGATGCAGCAATATAGTCTATAATAAGAGCGTGATCcatccaaatttggtagaaatcgcatttttattaacaaagtcaaagttgacgcttctttgcaaattcaaggctttgaatgtcaataacaCATAAAAGtgggtattttcacataatatatgtgtatattacgTGCTCCGTACCAATGgcgcaaatgcacactcaaatctctttataaaagaaatacacaaaagcggTCATACCTGACCGGTTTCCCGacgtgtttatttttattttcagatttagaTCGGGTGTTTTTAATTCGATAGGTGCACGCGAATTTCCgtgtttgtgtttattttttagGTCCccaaaggacacgtgaattttggcgCAATGACGCGTGAGTGATCGaaatgctcaaaggaccccccccccaacACCCCCGAGCTTGGCatggcgtgcaagcacgtgtggTTAGAGCGCTTCGATGgggcttcaatatttgcagggggaccttcacggtcaatttcgccatcttttgaggtttttgggatagctccacCCTCTTGATCCTCTCTGGCCACTCAGGACGGTTTTTTGACCATCGACAATCCTTATTGCTATTACGATCTTCCCGACATAGTGGGATTGGTCGTCGAAGACTGAGTTTTTTCGGACTTATCCACCAGAGGTAGCTAACAGCCCTTGCTGTTTCAGAGAcaaaactcttcttctttttcttcggcctttgtcccgtccacaagTAGGGCCGACtcatcgtgattggtttcgccatttggccctatcaaatgcctgatctggatgctatTACGTTGATAGTGACCACGTCATTAATACTGATGAAAACATGCTAGTTAAGATTGGACCTAGTATCGTTAGTTGAAAAACGATTAAAAGCCAACCCAACTGGAGATGATTTTATAAATAAACAAGTATACTCtaaaaattgatttgaaaacGTCTTTTCCCACTCGGCGCAAACTTATGCCCGAAAGAAATATGGACACCAATCTAAATTCAATCCCTCCACAAAACAGGtcaaagactaaagaagaaaTTGTCGGTCTCCTAGATTGCAGTAGAGTCGAACAAAATACCATGTAATTGCTAAAATTTTCCATTGACTTTACTGACAGCCCATTTGCAATGGGAAATAAAACTTTCTTGACATTAAATGAACCAATCAAACTCAGGCAATCAAGAGCAGAAAGCTTAGTGAAACTTTTGTAGAATCTCTTCAAGATATGAGGTCCCTTACCGATTCAAGCGTTACATTCGACCCGATTGTTCTTTTCAACGTTTTGTAGAAAATACGACGATCTTACTCCAAACATAAAGTATCTATAGGATATGTTTGCAAGATTTAATTGCCGAAATTAGTAGAGATCGACAAGGGATTACGCAGCAGCCTCTCCGTTGACCCATTAATTAGACGAGGTGAAGAATTAGTGAATCATAGTAATTTAAATTCCAACCCATCAACAAGACACGCGTTCACATCCACGGCTCTTTTTCATAGTTAATCCACACTTAATGAGAAGTCTGCAAATTTCTTGTGAATACCTAATACTTAAGATGTGATCGTTATGCCTGCAAAAGATTATCGAAAAATCTCCAAACATTCTGCAAGTGCTGGAGCCTCTTACGGCAAGTTTTTTTTAGCGCTATTATCCCAGACTCTTAATCCATCTCGCACATAATACTGAAGATATTTTTAAGCAGTCTCGGTAATATCGAAAATCGGTTAAGAGAAAAATCCAAAAAGATTTATTTCGCATCATAATATTAGCGGCTACGAAAAACACTTCAGCCACTTCGTTTTAATGGTTTCCAATTCTTCGAAAGTAATTTTCTTAAATTGTGCATAAAATTATGTAATATTCTTTCGGAAATATCATAATTGCCACTCGATATTTGGGGCAATAAGTATCAATGCAATATATTACGTGGGGCGGCGTGAGTTTGGAGGAAAGTCGGAGGTGCTTGCGCAATAGTATCTCGATTTTTTGGATCTCACTTTTGTGGCTTCTGCTGGATTTCATTGATTATCGTAGATATTTGTTGGTTTGACAATTAGAAAAAGTAGCTCTGGGTATTTGATTCATTGTGAATTCAATAGACAATCAAGTTATTAACATACATAAGTATCTATACAAAAGATTCATTAACTGAACAGTGCCTTTGTTCAGAAAAATTGGGGTGAGAAAAAAATTTCCCATACCAAAATTTGTAAAcatgtttttcattttataaaAGGATCAGTTTCGTCATCCTATTCTTCCCAAAATTGGGAGTCTGAGGGCCGGGTCAATTTCACTACTTGAATGGAGTGAATAGATCCATTTTATTTCCAATTGATTACCTCATGTTGTATTTCAAAAACTAATCTCGGCTTGCATTATTGTAACAAATGCTCCGATAAGCATTGGTGGATGCATTGGGGTGAGGCCCGAAAACTACATGGTATTTGGTTACTTTCAATTATGTTTTGGGATTGCGGGCGATGTTACCTCGATAAAAACGTGTGAACGTAATTTTCTGGACATGCATCCAGTAACTTACACAATTCCTGAATAGAAGGTTTAAATTTTTAGATTGACTTTTGTAAGAGTTGATTAACGGCATCACTGAGCATTTCcgcgttaaatcgtggcttagAATGTGCACTGAAAGTGATAGTTTATGATTACAACGATTTGCTACGCTCACCTTAGTCTGGTCATAAATATCGTCTGTGCATATAAATATGTGCATAGTGTCCATGTTATCCGAGCATACAAAAACTTTCAATCGGTATCCAATTAAATCCGTGAAAATCGCAATGTCGCGGAAGGTATAATACACCTGAGCGGTCTCTGCgcgtcggctaacactcaggtTCAATGTCCACCGCCAGGTTGGAATCCACCTCGCAGGTAATCGTTGTACAACTGCGATAATATACTCCGGGCACAGAAAAACGTCCATAGAGCCATTATCGTGACAAAAACTGCAGACTGGTTGCTATATGAGTACGGCATGGCTTGAGGTGCTGCGCCAGGTGAGAGTGATGCTGGACATGGACCCGACACGATTCCGCTGCAAGGCAGCCATTTCACTGATTACTACTGCTAACACCGCAGTGTCAATGATGGCTCGTCCACGTCAAATAAAAACTATTATTCGAAAATTAAATTGTTAGGTGAGTGCTGCCGACAGTTACGTAGGAATACTTGCAAATTGATGAACATTGAAAACTCCATTTGAATACACTCAGAAATCCAATAAAATGAACGACTCCCACCGTGAGCCAGCTCCTAgtgtatttttgaaaattacatGTGGAAACCGCTGGGAAGCTTGTACGTACTTAGCATGTATGCGGGTTTTGCCAGTTCGCAATTTCTCAGAGTTAGGTATCTCCAATGGCGAATTGATTGAATCAAATAGGAAGCAGATTTCATCTGCATTGCTACATAGGTACCAGCTAGAAAATTCGCTGGTCTTTCTTCTACCTATCCATGTAAAAGGcacatttgaaattatattgATGATTGCGGTATGTTTCTATGAATTATCATAATTCACCATTCATTTTTGCATATGTTTAATAAGTAATCAACTTTAAGCTTTCATATGATAGATTTTAACGATGCAAAAGACCCACCATCTCTAAGTGCTACATGAACTTGCACTTGTGAAAACCACGCTCGTAATTAAAAAATAGACAGTTCTAGCTGTTGCTCAGTAAATGAAATGATTACATGATTAAGGATAAGTAGTAAAATATCACTTTACGAACTGGACATATTAGTGAAAAGCGAAAGTGAACCTTTTAACTTTGCCAGAATTTTGCAAATATTGATGCATTGAACAACTCGCATCTTTCTGACCATGCAGTCATGGTGCCGATTTACTCCGTCAATTTTCTAAACTTGCGACTTTCCTCCTTCACAGGCGCTGCAGCTCGTTTGCGATCCTTGGTTCCCTTCGACATTTGCCTTCAACTATCTCGGCCCAGGggcttttaatgttttgtggtAAACAGAACTTTATTAGTTCACTGActatccgtttgtctgtctgactgCAATGTGGGTATTTaattcactaaaaccacctctgacgGCGCGATGATTGAGGGAGTAGAGCATCAGTctgagttcgaatcccagtcgtcatcgGGGTCTGTGTTTGTCTTGTGTTGGTCtcactgctgtgagcttatcagttgcacagtgttaagtgtgatgatagtggaaCTGATGCAatatctgactgtgtggatgtccTAGACTCCACCATGGAATGAACAGGAAATATATGTATCTAAAACCACTTCCCCTCACCCACTATGCCCTGATGAACTTTCTATAGAGATTTGATCGTGGTTCGGCGTACTCCTATGTTAAATTTATCCTTTCCCTGCCGCTTTTCGTAGGCGGTCTAACCTTCGTTTATGGTACCACCAATTGCATTCCATACTTCTTGGAATTCTAGCATTTTCGGAATGATTACACTTGCAAAAGTCTCCTCTAGAGAAGTTGCATCCGCTCCCTCTCATTTCAGGAACACGAACATAACGTGCTGCAAGTCTTCATATTCACTTCAGGGcgtcatgtccaaaacgatATAAATTCCTGCGGTATCCACTATCACCGGTCAGAACCTCAGTCAAGTGTTAATGGACATCTCTATGGTTTGTATCCTCCAATGTTGGGCGTCATGTCAGTTAGCGCAACCATAACATGCTTGAAGTTTAACTGATCCATCATAACATCGAGGTATAGATAAAGGACTTGGACTCTATTACATGCTgtcccacacaaaaccttagaatttCTTTCAACTTTCCACTGCTGACTAGTAGAACCTGAGTGTTATATTCCGCCAAATCTAACCAATGTGATTCCAACTATTCCGTGATCTCATCTCATGCCCAGCCAGCATCCTCAAGGTTTTTTACTTCTAACACAATTGCGATATCGTTAGCAAAGCCAAAAAGTTGGAGGCATAACGCATGGTCTTACCTCAAGTTTCAGAGTAATTGGCCTAGTCCTGATCCTTTAGGCACTCCATCGGTTACCCTATATTCAACTAGGCCTACGTCGCTGTTATAGAGTAACTTTCTTTTTCCGAAATAGTCCAGCTGGATCTTATAACATGCTGTCATTGACAAATACTCTGTCTCACATCGTGAGTGATGAAAGCATGGTATATTTAAGTACCGTCCTGCCACTTTATACCTGTAATTTCCTTCTCTGTCAGATTGACTACTGATCATTGATCTCACTACTGTGTAGACATGCCTTCTGCTTCCTTCACATTTGTTAGCAGCCTGTTGATTATAATGCGCTCCCTCAACTTTGTCATACTGTCCATTAAACAAATGTGATACTGGGTGGTCTCACCAGATGGTTTGCCACTTTGTTGGTAGCAGCAACAGAATCCGCTTTCCGTTGACTTGGAAAGATAGCCTCGTCCAAACGGGTATTAATGGTGGAAATAAACCAGAacaattttgcttttattgtcGCTTTCAAAGCCATGTTTTGCTTTTTAGCCAAGCCCGGATTCTCTGTTAGTCCCTAATTGTTCATAGGCAAGCTCATCCTCTATTCTATCAGAAATATTCTTTGGGGGATATGCTCGCAATAGTGTATTTGTGTTGATGCGAAAACAGAGTGATCACTGTCTTTCGTAATAAAAACTGAGTATTTGATCTACTGGGTCGTGATACCTTTCAGCTGAGCCATTTCCGCTCTATAGGTTCCTCTCCACGAGTCGACCTTCACTATTCTGGACAGTTCACTAAACAAATGTTGTTTGCTCAAGTGGATTACCTTCTGCAACTCTCTCCGACAAGCTTTGTATTTCGCCATTTTCAGTACAATTTCCTACATGTCATTTGGACGTTTCCTTCCTTTTCGCTTGCAGGCGCATTCAGCAGGCAATTGCTTGATTTTATCACACCGCCAGCCTTTCGATAACCTTTGggcatttttttgtttgggatatgagggagcCTATGTCCACATCTACGagtacttgatgttggaccagacTAGAAGGAGAGTTTTTTTGTCCATAGAACCCTTATTTTGGGCAGAGCACGCAAACATTCCAAAAAGCAAGAAAGACGACTAACGGTTTTGTCTAGGCCAGAAGCGgttcattagacgctgccttatctttgccctgggagcagcgtgaccaaaaatGGCAACTGATTTAAATCCCTCCTTTTTATACAATCGCATAGACGGCaacggtgcgaattatatccaacttaaaaccGCCAGTACTTTAAACCCAAACCAGGCCAACCAGGCATAGAGTCATCACAGGGTACTACCATCTTGCTgatattttgttcagattttgccTTTCCCCGAACTTATTGGGGTGAAACTTTCCTTGAATATACCAGCAATCATAACTCCCCAAAACATCCTCGGACACCACTGTTTTGTCTCACATGACCTCGTGTCTTTGTCCTTCTCCATTCTCCTGCTCTTCATTACACTAAACAGTATACCTGGAAGTTCGCTATATGTGTAGTGTTGCCAAAGTTGGTATCTAGCACTGAGTCTACCAAATCCTTTCCGAAAGGTGTAGGTACTTTCGATATTAATAAGGACAATGTCTAGCGTTGAAAAGGTTTCCTGAAAAAGCAGTCTCTTATTATCTGAAACTTTGCTTCCCCACTGGATAGACAAGGCGTCAAGGCCCTTGCGATGAGAACGCAGATCGTGCGCTTGTGTCTAACACTAATTAATGAAACAGTTTCTCATATTCCGTGCTTGACAAAGCATAGTAACTGTAGACTTAACCCCCGTTGATCTAAGGTTTCTACAAATTTATTACCAGATCTACCGTTTAATCAGATCAACTACATTGCATTCAGCAACCGATTTAAGAGTCGTCTTCTGGGTGGCAGATCAAGAGGGACGCCTTGAACGGGAAATCACTGAATCAAAAGTTTTTTACAGGCGAATGCAGTTTCGTCCAGAGCTGTAGTAGTCGTATTAGTAGTATTAATCTGCAATGCGACATGAGTGCTAATTATATCGAAGGGAAAAACCTAGTACTTCCGACCAAAGCCGGACGAACCTGAGCTCCCTATTGTTTGGAATTGAAATAGCCCTTAGTACCCCATCCACTTGATCGGaacaattggagagaaactgcCTTTCACTTTTCTGATCTATGAGCTCCTCCTTTTGGGGCTACACCCCAAGCTGAAGGAAAAATGATAAGCGTTGGGCCGCCACGGAACTCAATTTGTTGGTCGCATCCCGAGAGGGAACGAGCGTGACATAGTTGAACACCCTTGTCGCAGTAAATCTCGGGAAGTGCAGCGCAATGAGCCTGGTCGCCAAGGGGGATTTAATATTACGTTGTCCAGGGAGGCAGAACTGGTTACTAAAGCAATTATTTCAATGCCTTTACCGcatcacaaaaaaccttaaaggtAGTTGCAAGTTTTTCGATGGTCTGATGAAGGACGGTGAAGGTAGCGTCTCCATTGTCGCCGACGAGCGGCATGAGAGATGGAGGAACTATTTCGCCATGGTTTTTCAGCCATTTAACATCCGATGAACGTTAACCTCTCATGGAGTTGCCGAGTTGCTTCTTGCAGTTATCCATAAATGGGAACCTGAGATATTTCCAAGGGAGAGAACTATGGTGACTGTCGTTAAAATTCGGAGGGTATCCACGTCCTTTTTGCTGCGGCAAAGATAACAGCTGTGCATCAAATAACACTCGCACAAATAGATCCTCCTTTATCGACCACATCAATACTCTTCAAATCATTGTGGAGTATCATGCAGAGGATTTAGATCTCCACTTTATATACTCTTTATCAATTTCGGGGAGGCGAGGGATGGCATGAATAGGCAATGTATCTAAACCACTCTGTGCTTCCCGTGTGTTCCAGAGAAAatagtagctattatcagagcgatatatgacataaaatgtcacatgctgcatcGATGTCAAGTTTCAGAGGAATCTGAATTTCAAAGTAGATTGCTTCAGGGCTGCGTTTTGCCACCGATATTACTCCTTGGTGACATGCTTAACTCTACCTTGTTCAGAGGAAGAAGAGGCGTTCAATGGACCGTGTCATCATTCCTTAAATATTACTTTATCACCTAGGCATGAGCCTTGGCTAGATTACTCCGTATCTGAAGAACgataaataacaacaaaatcaaggttatcAAtctggtcatcgcactcttcatATCTGCACCAATGATAGGAGGAGTATTGTAAGCGTTGACTAATATATCTATTTGCCTTTCGTCTTCCTGCTGAACTAGATCTTACTCGATGCATGAAtagcgctagatctgcttttggtattttgttcaaaatttgaCCAGACATCAACACCAACATTTGGTTGAACTTGTTTCTTGCCAACTGTCTCACCGTACTTCTATATAGGCAGGAATGTTGCTGAAAAAACTCCAAACCTTCGTTAGCATTTTTGGCTTTCGCATACAATGGAATGCACCATAGCCGAATAGCTGACATGTAGGCCACCTTGGAAACACGTGGCCCAGCACAATGCAGGAGAAGTGCAAGCTCCTCGAGAAAGACCCGGGGGATCTGAAGCATTTTGACAGGAACCAACAGTGATGGCGTGTCGGTGTGATTGTATGCAAGCTAAATTGACAACCTCATAATAGAAGAGCAACCTGTGAAGTTGATGAAAATGGGGGAGAACTAGGTGATGCTGAGAGGGTGATGGAAGTTGAACCAGCAGAGCTTAAAATTTCTGTGCGCTACCATGACCTCATTACTGACCAAATATTCTTTTCTGGATTTATTATTAGTGACGTTAACGGGGATCGAAGGGCTTTGGAATGAACAAAGTAAGCTTGGCTTGCCTGAATTTGTTTGCGCGCTACCTAATTCGGATGAGATTTTTGATAGATATCAGTAGTGAAACGTATTGGTAACAATGCTAGGGAACATCGCAAGAAAGTCGAATGAATGATAATGTCTGGATTTGATTTACTTGTTTGAGTATCATTACAGTGTGCTGTTGCCAATTTCTTTCTTATAAAgtaattacatcaaatttactAAACATAGACTTGAGTAaacctttctatttttttttatcttgttcACTATTTGTAGTAAAATAAAACGtttgaattttcttattttagaGCGCAATTATTTTTGCCTTATATGCTGTAAATCCTACAATCTCTGATCAAACCACTGACGATGCAGCATTACCATCAGCAGATCCTCTGGAAAACTTAAAGGTAAaacattttcttctattttgacTTCTCTTTTTCATCATGAATATTTTAGGATACGCAAAAGTACATCAGCGACAGCATCGAAGACAAAGATAATCTTGATTCATACCTATTCGCATATAACCGTGCGAAGGCCATTGGTCATGAGAAAGCATTAACCCATAAACGTGTAAAACGCACCGAACCTCAATTTATAAAGTTTGAGTTATCCGATGCAAAGGAACCAGATGAAATGACGAAGAAATTCCTGAAACGGGTACGACAACAAAGGCAACTGGAATTCGAAACATTGAAGGTCGAACCAAAGGTGGATAGGAGTGATGAAGTGCTTACAGAACCGAGAGCGACGAGGAAGAGTGGGGATCAAATTATCGATGAAAGTGAAGCTATTCAAATCTACACTCCAAACGGTCAGCAAGTGGTGAATATGCGTCTAATGCCAATTCCTGTACGAAAAGCAATTGAGAGTATAGTACAGAAAAGAAGTTTATATGAAAATCCTCCCGCAAAGAGATACGCAGCATCTCTTGATATTGCAAACACTGGGAATAGTATAGCTCCTCTATATGGCGATATTCCCTACAACTTTGACAACACTCTTTATAAAGGGAACATCAACTTGGATTTTGCCAATCAAATCCCTTATATTCCAGCGCTTTTCCCGTCACATAATCTAGTAACTATCCCCGAACCTATAATAACTCCCGTTGCTCTTCCTCTATCTGACCCTAAACATCAGGTTCAACCGGCTAAAGAAAAACCTAAATTGAAATATGTCCATTTTGCGAAGCCTCTACTTCGACCAGCCCCAGCTAAATTTGAAGCGTCTTCATCGCCTTCTCAACCGCATAATAATGTGAACATAAACCTTCCGCCGGGagagaaaaaaatcgaaatcaaCTTCGATAACATAGGAGTTGACATTCTAAAgaatggtgttgacgaaactggCCCAGCTGAGGAGAAACTCATCGCTTATCCAAAGTTTGCAATTCCTGGCAACGCAGAGGCAATGAGCAAAGCACTGACGGACTTAATATCTAAAACGCCAACAGAACAATTGAAAGAATTAAGACAGCTATTAACCAACAAACCAGTGGCACAAAAACTACAATTGAATGCAGAGGAGAATACAGCGCCAATCCTGTTCCCACCAGTCAAGCCTGCAAATTCATCGCCAAAAGCAGTTGGAGGTAGCtttgaagacaattttgagcatTTGGCGCCTGTGACAGATGCACCCAGGGACTATACTCCTATTACTGAGCAATTAGACGATGTTACCCCTGAACCTTTTGCGCACTATATTCCcataaaaacgcattcaattgcCTTCGGTCCTACGACTCCAGCTACACCGCTTTTGTTACCAACGCCAACTTCTTTCAAAGAAGTAAATTTGGATCTATCTCCAAACTATCACGCAGTCGAGTTTACCCAGCATGACAGCAGAAAGGTAAGGCggacaattttgtttttatctcaGAATTTTTTTAAGTATATCATCACGAAATTTCCCATTTTATTATAGTATCTAATTGACAAAAAGTCATCTTTTCTTTAATCTCTTCCATCGAAACTCTCTCAATCTCTGCAAATATATGCAAAGATCCTTGAAAAGGATCATAATGAAAAGCCCGCAAATCCCATTTTACACATCCAGTCCGCTAAAGCACAGGTGGCATTCAGGACAGCATCGTAAACACAAGTACCCCAAATTAAATGCAAAAATGTGGAGCAACCTGTTG of Hermetia illucens chromosome 4, iHerIll2.2.curated.20191125, whole genome shotgun sequence contains these proteins:
- the LOC119655069 gene encoding uncharacterized protein LOC119655069 translates to MKFFISAIIFALYAVNPTISDQTTDDAALPSADPLENLKDTQKYISDSIEDKDNLDSYLFAYNRAKAIGHEKALTHKRVKRTEPQFIKFELSDAKEPDEMTKKFLKRVRQQRQLEFETLKVEPKVDRSDEVLTEPRATRKSGDQIIDESEAIQIYTPNGQQVVNMRLMPIPVRKAIESIVQKRSLYENPPAKRYAASLDIANTGNSIAPLYGDIPYNFDNTLYKGNINLDFANQIPYIPALFPSHNLVTIPEPIITPVALPLSDPKHQVQPAKEKPKLKYVHFAKPLLRPAPAKFEASSSPSQPHNNVNINLPPGEKKIEINFDNIGVDILKNGVDETGPAEEKLIAYPKFAIPGNAEAMSKALTDLISKTPTEQLKELRQLLTNKPVAQKLQLNAEENTAPILFPPVKPANSSPKAVGGSFEDNFEHLAPVTDAPRDYTPITEQLDDVTPEPFAHYIPIKTHSIAFGPTTPATPLLLPTPTSFKEVNLDLSPNYHAVEFTQHDSRKLQYASKYNFGYRIRDFHTGNDFGHTEKRDDDGVTRGQYHILLPDGRVQNVEYHVDDTGYHADVTYQSVH